CACCTTCCATAAACGCACGAATCGTCTCAGCCTCTTCCTCTCGTGTAAGCGGTTTCGGAAGTGAACCATGTCCTCCAATATAGTACGTACCATTTTTGCCTCTGAAAAATGAAGCGATAATCGTCATCCATTTTTTAATTTCATTTAGCATGTTCTTTTCTCCTTTCGCCTATTATTTTTTCCATGGCAGAGACATGTAAAATCACATGAGCACCTTCGGGATAACGGCGGTCTTCTTTTGTTATAACGATAAAACCTTGATCGAGCTTGCCACCTCCTTCGATTGACCAGTCATCATATTTAATACCAACTGCCCATGATTTGCCTTGTACAGTCAATAACCTGACAAGACGGAGTTCTTTCCTATATACCTCAGGAAAGTCTACCAGTGTAGATGGTCCTTGTGGATTCCATGAGAATAAAGCTTTTTTTAATGAATGAGGAATATAATTCTCTACTGCATGTAATGCAATGAAATGAACTGGATAACCTGATAATGGCTCAGTACAGCTATTTCCTGAATCTACAAAAACTGTTAACGGAATTTCGCTCCCCCAAATATGGAGGGTTGAATTGGCAAGAAGCTCTGAGACGTGTTGCGAAGTACGCACATCAAGCCATTTTATTTTTATAAGATAAAGCGCAAAATAAGCAATCCCTGCATAGATAATAACTGCTTGATAACCACCTAAAATTCGGACATTGTATTGTAACGCTGTCAATAATCCACCTGCAAATAGCGTACCAATTAGCACCATTGAGGCTGATTTTTTCCAAGGTTCAAATGACTTGCCGAAAGCAACAACTGTCATACTTATAAAAGCGACAAGAATTGTCCAAAATGAAACTGGGAAAAAAACAACTGGTATCGCACCGACAAAGGAAGCTAAACAGAGCCGAGCAAGACCAATTTTCACATTTTGCATTTTATTTGCGAATGACAAAATCGTAAAGTTAAATACCATATTCAATCCGATAATCAGCTCGCCATACATAGAATGTCCTCCCTCGTACTAAAGATAGCACGCAACCTATAAAATGTTTGTCGGTTTGGGTACTTTTAATAAAAAAAGGTTCGACAATTTCCATGTTGAAAATATATGTATAGCGCCCAGATTACATGAGTAAAATGACGGACAAATTTTACAATTATCTTTTCACCGGCATACCAAAGCAGAATAAGTGTAGTTTTTGTAGAGTCAAGAAATTTATGTTGCGAAATCATAAAAAATTATCTCAGTTCATATAAAAAAACATTCCATCAACGGAAAAACCATTGATAGAATGTTTAAATGTTTATATTTATCTACGGCGACGGTTTCTTAAAAATGTCGGAATATCTAAACCATCATCCGCTTGATTATTTTGTTGCGCATGAATTGGTTCCGGTTCAGGTTGCTTATATTGCTCCTGTTCCTCACGACGACGCTCCATCGGACGTTCTACTTGTTGTTCACGAGCAGGTGATTGTGCACGATTTTGAGCGTTTCCACCAATTCCTGTACCTCTTGTAGGTCTTGCTGAAATTAATTGCTCTTCTGTAAATCCTGTTGCAATCACAGTAACAATAATTTCGTCTTTCAAATTATCATTAATTACGGAACCGAATATCATATTGACATCTTCATCAGATGCTGATGCAACAATATCTGCTGCTTCTTGTACTTCAAATAAGCTTAAATTGGATCCTCCTGTAATGTTCATGAGGACGCCTTTAGCACCGTCAATGGACGTTTCTAGTAGTGGACTGGAGATTGCTTTCTTCGCTGCTTCAGATGCTCGGTTCTCGCCAGTTGAAATCCCGATACCCATAAGTGCAGAGCCTTTATTAGACATAATTGTTTTCACGTCTGCAAAGTCTAGGTTGATCAGTCCTGGGACTGCAATTAAATCTGAAATACCTTGTACACCTTGACGTAGAACGTTATCTGCTTCACGGAATGCTTCAAGCATTGGTGTATTCTTGTCAACGATTTCAAGTAGTTTGTCATTTGGAATGACAATTAATGTGTCTACGGAATCTTTCATCGCTGTTATTCCACCAATTGCTTGTGTTTGACGCTTTCGGCCCTCAAACGTAAACGGTCGCGTCACAACACCAACTGTTAATGCGCCCAAATCTTTTGCAACTTGCGCGATGACGGGTGCTGCTCCTGTTCCTGTACCTCCACCCATTCCGGCAGTAACGAATACCATATCTGCACCGCGTAGCGCTTCTTCGATTTGTTCTCTACTTTCTTCTGCTGCTTTCTTTCCAACTTCCGGGTTTGCTCCTGCCCCGAGTCCTCGCGTTAACTTTGTTCCAATTTGTAATTTCACTTCAGCTTCAGATAGATTAAGCGCTTGTGCATCTGTATTTACAGCAATAAACTCGACACCTTCTACTCCATGCTCAATCATTCGGTTTACTGCATTATTTCCACCACCACCAACGCCGATTACTTTAATGACGGCAAGTTGGTCAATATTCGTATCAAAATCCAGCATTTTCTCTCCTCCTAAATTTTACTTCCATATATGTTTGCTCATTCTATCAATCTCTAACATTATTCAAAGAAGTTATTAAATACTTTTCTCGCTTTAGACATAAAGCTTTCCTTTTCTACGTGCTCTCTGTTCGTCTGTTTTTGCGCTTTTGCTTGTGCAAATGAATGGTCATCACTTGTACTTACAGCTGGTTCATCAGAAATTGAACCAAAGAACTCTTCTTGCATATGCGCATATCGAATTAGACCAACTGCTGTTGTATACATCGGTTCACGTACACCGATGTATTCAGGTGTATGAATACGAACTCTCGATTTCAGGACATGGCGAGCGAGTGGAAGCATTCCTTCAATCTTCGTAATGCCTCCTGTTAGGACGACGCCGCCTGGTAAATCTTTAATCCCCATCTTAAATAACTCTTCTAAGACAAGGTCGAAAAGCTCTTCTAATCGAACACCAATGATTTCCGATATGTATCGTTGACTGTATTGTTCTTTAGAATCTGCACCAATCACTGGCACTTCGAATAAATCATCATCTGAAGCATCGTCATAAAAAGCATGTCCAAACTTATGCTTTATTTTTCTTGCTTGTTCGGTAGGTGTCTTTAACACAATTGATAAATCTTTTGTTACGTGGTCTCCTCCTATTGGCAGTACACTAGTTGCCATGAGTCGATCATCACCGAAAATAGCAATCGTCGTTGAGCCTCCACCGATGTCAATAAAAGCTGTCCCATGATTCATTTCATCGTCCGTTAGCGCAAACGTTCCTGCTGCAAGAGGCTGTAAATAAATTTCTCGAATTGTTAAGCCCGCACGTTCAACACATCGTAAAATGTTATGAACAAGTGTTTTAGACGTCGTAATCAATGTTCCATCCATTTCTAATCGAACACCAATCATACCGCGAGGATCGGTAATTTCCCCGTAATCATCAACGATAAATTGCTTTGGAATAATATTCACAATTTCCCGTTCGGGTGGAACAGACATCACTTGTGCTGACTGCATCACACGATCAAGATCATCATCGGTAATTTCCCGATTCTCAGAATTAACTGCAACGACTCCTTTAACATCTTGTAAAGTGACACCGTTAGCAGGAATCCCTACTACCACTTCATGTATTGCCATCCCTGTCATTCTTTCGGCTTGGTCAACCGCTTTTTGAATCGACTCTACAGTCGCATCAATATCAATAATCGTACCCCTACGAATTCCTGAAGACTGAACATTCCCTACTCCAATGACGTGAAGGGTTTCACCATCTACTTCCCCAATCAACACTTTAATTGACGATGATCCAATATCTAATGAAACATATAGTTCAGATTGGCTCAATGACTGACACCTCCAAATTTAAAGCTTATCTTCCATTCTATTTCATTATAACCATATTGTCTAAATTTTTTCGACATCGGGTATTCAAATCCTTTCATTCATTCGTATTTCCGGTCGCACTTTTACTTCTATCAGTCCATTTTGCGAGTAATATTCTTCGGATGACAGCAATATTTTGAAAAAGCCGAACAGCAAATGCAAAGATTGCTGCAAGATATAAGTCAAGTCCGAGATGAACCCCTAAAAACGCAAGTCCAACTGCTAGAGCGATATTAAAGAAAAATCCTGTTACGAAGATTTTATCATCATATACTTGCTGTAGGCTAGCACGCATTCCCCCAAATAAGGAGTCAAGGGCAGCTAAAATAGCAATTGATAAATAGTTACTGTAAACTTGCGATACTTGTATGTCTGATAAAAGACCAAATGTTACACCTAATATAAGGCCAAGCAAGGGTAGCCACATCGTTATTCCCCTTTCGGCAATTCATTTAAGTACAAATTTTTAACGCTTTCTTTCCAACCTCTAATTTTCACACTGTTTACAGGTTCTCCAACTCTTAACACTAAATCATCTAAATAAAAATCATCATGAATTGCAGATGCCTGCAATGTGTTATACACCATTTCACTATCCTTAGAAGTGTCTGTAATCACTTTTATAGTAAACGGTGGCGAGGCAACATTTAATCCATTGACAGTCGTAAAGCCATTGATATCTCGAATTGCACTTAAGGAGGTATATCGTTTACCATCGATTTCCAATGCCCGCCATTTCACACGGTTTAATTCATTGACAAAGCGCGTCAAAAGATCTGGCGATATACTTGTAATACCGATACCTAGCGCAATACTTTCTGGAGACGGTTCAACTTCAATGACCAATCCAGGCCCCTCTGTGTCTGTCATACCAGCTTGTGCGTGTAGTTTTTCTACAGTTTCTTTAAGTGCTTGTCCTGTGTTTTCATCACTTAATGATTCATAGGTCCGAATTGTCTCATCCAAACCCCGTATCTCTTTAAGTAATTCAGAATGTAGTTTTTTCTCATTTGATAATTCATTTCGAATTGCCCACATATCGCGTGTGTCACGTTTCTCCGGCTTTTGGATTGTATTATACTGAATCGCTATCATAAAACCAACAATGAGCAAAACGATCATAAACTTCAGTTGTCTTCGCATTTGCTCACCTTCCTTACGTTCAGCTTTCTTCTCCTACCGCGGCTAACTGAAGATTTTTAATTTGCTCTGTCGTTACGACGATATTGTCCAATAAAAGCCGATCAATCACGCCACCTTTTAAATACAGAGCTTCATGCAATACGTCCATTTTTCCAACTGCCTCAATAACAAACGGAGCCGGAAATGTTTTCCCGTCAATCGTAATGACAGGACCTGTACATTTAATATACGAATTATGCGTTATACGTTGCCCATTAATTGAAATTCCTTGAGCGCCTGAAATTCTTAATTCGTTAATTACCTTAAAAATATGGCTTTCATGTACAATATAATCATTTGGGTTCTGCTCAATCGGATCATATTCCGCATCCATAAGTGTAACCCTAAGGCCTTGTCCCATTGCTGGAACTACACCAAGCAGCAGGCGAAGATCTTTCGCTTCTTCTACTAAGTCAGCATGATCTTCTTCTTGTTCTAAGAAGGAGCGCTCATAGGCTCTAATCTCCTCCTGCTTGACGCCGATATCGTCGGAAAGTTCCCTGTTTCGTTCTTGTTGTTCTATAAGTTCTTCTCGGTATTTTTCTTCTGCCAAAAACGCAGCGGACGATAACTGATCGTGCTTCGCATCTTTACCAAACGTTCTATAAGAAAATGCTAGAATAAAACCTAATACGAGGAACACGATTGCAAATAGTATTGGTCTTCCTCTTTTATCAAAAAAACTACTCGCTTTCCTCATCGTATTCGACCTCTTCCTGTTCCTGTTCCTGTTCCTCTTCCTCTGCCTCTTCCTCTGCCTCTTCCTCATTACCAGTTACACCATAAATCTTACTATAAGGCGTAAAGAAAGTACCAACTTCCATGTCAATGACCCCTTTTTCTTCTCCATCTAACTGAGCAATGATGGCAGAATAATAGGCCATTTTCTCTGCAAATGTAGGGATAATCGCCTTTATCTCATATCCATCATCCATAAATACCGTAATAAAATCCGGCTCCTCTTTCCTCCCTGTATAAAGGATTTCAGATATTAACTGATAAACTTCATTTTCCATTTTTATTAACTGTTCGGTCATTCGTTTCTTAACATCTATATCAGTAAAGCCGTTTAAAATTGGTGCATCCTCTTCTGGTGCGAGCTTTTCAGGCGTGAAAACGTCACCATTTTCTAATAACAGCCCAAATTGACCATCGTTTTCTATATAGGCGATAGGTTTCCATTCAGTTACTGTGATTTGAACCCCTCTCAACCACTTCCTGGAGACAACAGCTTTTTGAACACCTTCAATTTTCTCTAGTCGCTGTTCTACCTGTTTCGCTGAAAATCCCCACAGAGAATCATCCACCTGCAGTTCACTTTTGTCTGTATAAAATGATGGCTCATAGATTTTCGCACCTACAACATGGAACTTATCAATGCGACTAAATGGTGATTGGAAATAAAGAATGACGAGAAGAGCGATTAGGAATACCGATACGATGAATATGAACTTCCGATTCGTTCTCCTCCGTCGCCTTTCACGCATCGATGGAATTCTTTCTTCAATATCAATAACCTTTTCCATACCGCCCCTCCTCTCATATATGTTTTAAATTTTGTTTTGTAAAAACTCTTGTCACTTACGGTCATAAGCAAGCTAGCTATGTGGCAAAGTTCACCACTCGGGCCTACAGGATGTAGGTCATGCAATCGTTGCAATCGAACAGCGAAGGGTGAGATTTGCCGTATTTCTGCGCACTTTGCAGAAATTAAGGCACATACAGGACGCGGCGTTCCTAGACAGCCTTCCTTACTTCGACTTATGCCCGTCGTGTCTAACCAGGCGCCCTCCGCTTTTATTATTCATAAAGTGGAGGATGACTCCGGCTGCCATCCATGTTGTTAGTAAAGATGAGCCTCCGTAACTAATAAATGGGAGTGTAACGCCTGTAACGGGAAGTAATCCGGAGACTACTCCGATATTTAAAAATGTCTGGAAGAAGATCATTGCGCCCATGCCTGAAACAACGAGTAAAGAAAAGCGTGCTTCGGTGCGAATCGCTATCCCAAATGTTGCGATTAAAAAAACAACAAATAACAGAAGGATAATTGTCGCTCCTATAAACCCTGATTCCTCGGCAATAATGGAAAATATAAAATCATTTTGGGGTTCAGGTAAATACAAATATTTTTGCCTACTGTTGCCATATCCGTGTCCAAATAGTCCACCAGGTGAAATCGCAAACAGAGATTGTATTGCTTGAAACCCAGTTCCCAGTGGATCGTTCCACGGATCGATATACGATTTAATCCGGTCTAATCGATAAGGCGCTGTAGCAATTAGCGCAATAAAAGCCCCTACCCCAGCGATACCAATCATCGTAAAAAAACGTAAAGAGTAGCCAGCGACGAATAATACGACAAATGCAGAGACGATTAAAATAACTGTGGATCCTAGGTCCGGTTGCAACATGATGAGTGCAGCTGGCAATAAAATATACCAAAGATGTTTAAAACTAAACATTTTTTTCCCGCTTGTTTCAACCAAACTACTTGCTAATTTGCCAATCAGGGCTACCTTAATGAACTCTGCTGGTTGCAAGCTAACTGGACCTAGAATAATCCAACTTTGTGATCCATTTCGAACCGCACCGATGCCTGGTATTTTCACCGCAACAAGGGCAACAATGGCTAAGTAATACAATATCGTCCATACTTTTTGATTGGATGTTAAGGGACTTTTCATAATAAATGCTGCAATTCCAATAGATACCAACATGTAAATACCTTGCTTTACAATGAATGGAGACGAATCAGCATAATGAACTGTCCCCCAATAGGATCCTGCCGAATGCACAAATGCCAATCCAATACACGACAGTGCGAGCGCCGAAGTGACGAACGCAACTTTTAGCTTTCCTTCCAGTGAACGCATCCTTCCACAATCGTGTTTTTAATGCTAACTATTTTTCACTTGATGGCTATTAAAGGGACATGACCGCGTCAATAAATTTATCTCCACGTACCTCAAAGCTTGCATATTCATCCCAACTTGCACTTGCTGGCGATAACAAAATAATATCCTTTTCCGAAGATAAGTCGTGAGCCAGCTGAACAGCGTGCTCCATTGTTGTTGCTTCTTCAACACTTTTTATTCCACACGACTGGGCAAATTCAGCAAATCTTTTTTTCGTTTCACCAAGCGCGACAACAGCTTTCACATTATCCATATAAGGTCTCAGTTCTTCGAATGAATGCCCTCGATCCAAGCCGCCAGCTATCAAGACGATTGGACTGTCAAAAGCGGCTAACGCACTTTTAGTAGCCAATGTGTTCGTTGCTTTCGAATCGTTATAATATTTTCTACCGTGTAATTCCTTCACAAACTGCATACGATGCTTTACCCCCGTGAAAGAACTGAGCACATCAATAATTGCGGATTTCTCACAGCCTAGCAAGATTGCCGCAGCTGCCGCAGATAATATATTTTCCAGATTATGCTTTCCTGGTAGTTTAATAACTGAACGACTAATAAAAGGTTCGCCATTCCAATATATTTCATGTTCATCTGCTGATATGCCATAGTCTTTCTTTCCCTCAACGGAAAAAGGTATTTTAATTGCATTAGAGCGTGCCGCAATTTCTCGTACAGGAGCTTGGTCGGCATTATAAATCAGGAAATCATCATCGATTTGATGCGCTGTAATTTGTGCTTTCGCTTGACTATATGCCTCAAAATTCCCATGATAATCAAGATGTGCGTCATATAAATTTGTAATCATCGCGATTTTAGGTCGAAATGTTTCAACCCCCATTAATTGAAATGAAGACGCTTCTAGCACAATGACGTTCTCTTCTTTAGCCTCTTGGGCAACTGAACAAGCAACAGTTCCTATGTTCCCTGCAATGAGTGGTTTCTCATTCCCAATACTCAACATGTGGTACAACAAAGTCGTCGTCGTCGTTTTTCCATTCGAACCCGTAATCCCGACAATTGGCGCTTCGCTAATTTGATAAGCAACCTCAATTTCGGTCCAAATCGGAATCTTCTTTTCTATCGCCTGTTGAATCATGCTATTCGTATAAGGGATTCCAGGATTTTTAACGATGACAGTAAAGTCCTCATCTAACAAATCAGTCGGATGCCCGCCACAAATTACTCGAACACCTTCTTTTAATAAAGCAGAAGCTTCCGCGTTATTCTCTAAAGGTGAAGCATCGTTTACTGTCACTTCAGCGCCCAGTGAGTGGAGTAG
This window of the Sporosarcina pasteurii genome carries:
- a CDS encoding sigma-E processing peptidase SpoIIGA, whose amino-acid sequence is MYGELIIGLNMVFNFTILSFANKMQNVKIGLARLCLASFVGAIPVVFFPVSFWTILVAFISMTVVAFGKSFEPWKKSASMVLIGTLFAGGLLTALQYNVRILGGYQAVIIYAGIAYFALYLIKIKWLDVRTSQHVSELLANSTLHIWGSEIPLTVFVDSGNSCTEPLSGYPVHFIALHAVENYIPHSLKKALFSWNPQGPSTLVDFPEVYRKELRLVRLLTVQGKSWAVGIKYDDWSIEGGGKLDQGFIVITKEDRRYPEGAHVILHVSAMEKIIGERRKEHAK
- the ftsZ gene encoding cell division protein FtsZ, which encodes MLDFDTNIDQLAVIKVIGVGGGGNNAVNRMIEHGVEGVEFIAVNTDAQALNLSEAEVKLQIGTKLTRGLGAGANPEVGKKAAEESREQIEEALRGADMVFVTAGMGGGTGTGAAPVIAQVAKDLGALTVGVVTRPFTFEGRKRQTQAIGGITAMKDSVDTLIVIPNDKLLEIVDKNTPMLEAFREADNVLRQGVQGISDLIAVPGLINLDFADVKTIMSNKGSALMGIGISTGENRASEAAKKAISSPLLETSIDGAKGVLMNITGGSNLSLFEVQEAADIVASASDEDVNMIFGSVINDNLKDEIIVTVIATGFTEEQLISARPTRGTGIGGNAQNRAQSPAREQQVERPMERRREEQEQYKQPEPEPIHAQQNNQADDGLDIPTFLRNRRRR
- the ftsA gene encoding cell division protein FtsA; translated protein: MSQSELYVSLDIGSSSIKVLIGEVDGETLHVIGVGNVQSSGIRRGTIIDIDATVESIQKAVDQAERMTGMAIHEVVVGIPANGVTLQDVKGVVAVNSENREITDDDLDRVMQSAQVMSVPPEREIVNIIPKQFIVDDYGEITDPRGMIGVRLEMDGTLITTSKTLVHNILRCVERAGLTIREIYLQPLAAGTFALTDDEMNHGTAFIDIGGGSTTIAIFGDDRLMATSVLPIGGDHVTKDLSIVLKTPTEQARKIKHKFGHAFYDDASDDDLFEVPVIGADSKEQYSQRYISEIIGVRLEELFDLVLEELFKMGIKDLPGGVVLTGGITKIEGMLPLARHVLKSRVRIHTPEYIGVREPMYTTAVGLIRYAHMQEEFFGSISDEPAVSTSDDHSFAQAKAQKQTNREHVEKESFMSKARKVFNNFFE
- a CDS encoding small basic family protein translates to MWLPLLGLILGVTFGLLSDIQVSQVYSNYLSIAILAALDSLFGGMRASLQQVYDDKIFVTGFFFNIALAVGLAFLGVHLGLDLYLAAIFAFAVRLFQNIAVIRRILLAKWTDRSKSATGNTNE
- a CDS encoding DUF881 domain-containing protein; translated protein: MRRQLKFMIVLLIVGFMIAIQYNTIQKPEKRDTRDMWAIRNELSNEKKLHSELLKEIRGLDETIRTYESLSDENTGQALKETVEKLHAQAGMTDTEGPGLVIEVEPSPESIALGIGITSISPDLLTRFVNELNRVKWRALEIDGKRYTSLSAIRDINGFTTVNGLNVASPPFTIKVITDTSKDSEMVYNTLQASAIHDDFYLDDLVLRVGEPVNSVKIRGWKESVKNLYLNELPKGE
- a CDS encoding DUF881 domain-containing protein, translated to MRKASSFFDKRGRPILFAIVFLVLGFILAFSYRTFGKDAKHDQLSSAAFLAEEKYREELIEQQERNRELSDDIGVKQEEIRAYERSFLEQEEDHADLVEEAKDLRLLLGVVPAMGQGLRVTLMDAEYDPIEQNPNDYIVHESHIFKVINELRISGAQGISINGQRITHNSYIKCTGPVITIDGKTFPAPFVIEAVGKMDVLHEALYLKGGVIDRLLLDNIVVTTEQIKNLQLAAVGEES
- a CDS encoding cell division protein FtsQ/DivIB, translated to MEKVIDIEERIPSMRERRRRRTNRKFIFIVSVFLIALLVILYFQSPFSRIDKFHVVGAKIYEPSFYTDKSELQVDDSLWGFSAKQVEQRLEKIEGVQKAVVSRKWLRGVQITVTEWKPIAYIENDGQFGLLLENGDVFTPEKLAPEEDAPILNGFTDIDVKKRMTEQLIKMENEVYQLISEILYTGRKEEPDFITVFMDDGYEIKAIIPTFAEKMAYYSAIIAQLDGEEKGVIDMEVGTFFTPYSKIYGVTGNEEEAEEEAEEEEQEQEQEEVEYDEESE
- the ftsW gene encoding putative lipid II flippase FtsW gives rise to the protein MRSLEGKLKVAFVTSALALSCIGLAFVHSAGSYWGTVHYADSSPFIVKQGIYMLVSIGIAAFIMKSPLTSNQKVWTILYYLAIVALVAVKIPGIGAVRNGSQSWIILGPVSLQPAEFIKVALIGKLASSLVETSGKKMFSFKHLWYILLPAALIMLQPDLGSTVILIVSAFVVLFVAGYSLRFFTMIGIAGVGAFIALIATAPYRLDRIKSYIDPWNDPLGTGFQAIQSLFAISPGGLFGHGYGNSRQKYLYLPEPQNDFIFSIIAEESGFIGATIILLLFVVFLIATFGIAIRTEARFSLLVVSGMGAMIFFQTFLNIGVVSGLLPVTGVTLPFISYGGSSLLTTWMAAGVILHFMNNKSGGRLVRHDGHKSK
- the murD gene encoding UDP-N-acetylmuramoyl-L-alanine--D-glutamate ligase; the encoded protein is MKNTEQFKGQKILVLGLAKSGYAAAKLLHSLGAEVTVNDASPLENNAEASALLKEGVRVICGGHPTDLLDEDFTVIVKNPGIPYTNSMIQQAIEKKIPIWTEIEVAYQISEAPIVGITGSNGKTTTTTLLYHMLSIGNEKPLIAGNIGTVACSVAQEAKEENVIVLEASSFQLMGVETFRPKIAMITNLYDAHLDYHGNFEAYSQAKAQITAHQIDDDFLIYNADQAPVREIAARSNAIKIPFSVEGKKDYGISADEHEIYWNGEPFISRSVIKLPGKHNLENILSAAAAAILLGCEKSAIIDVLSSFTGVKHRMQFVKELHGRKYYNDSKATNTLATKSALAAFDSPIVLIAGGLDRGHSFEELRPYMDNVKAVVALGETKKRFAEFAQSCGIKSVEEATTMEHAVQLAHDLSSEKDIILLSPASASWDEYASFEVRGDKFIDAVMSL